AACGTTCAGGTTTGTCGGTGTACATATCTTTGTCATAATACGCCGGACTTTCTGGCAACATCGATTTTAATTTAGGTAAAATAATTTCGGTGTTGAAAGCATTTAAAGCTGAAATAGGAAGGATTTCTGCCTTAGGAATTCTCTCATGCCATTCTGAAACCAGTTTCTCAAGACCTTCCTGATTAGTTTGGTCAACTTTATTCAATAATAATAAAACCGGTACCGGAATTTTATTTAGTTTATCAATTAAAAATTCTGATGGTTGGGCTTTATCGGTAACATCTACAATGAAAAGGAAAACGTCTGCATCCTGTAAAGAATCTTTTACAAAATCCATCATTTTTTCCTGCAAACCATATTTTGGATCTAAAACTCCCGGAGTATCAGAAAATACAATCTGTAAGTCTTCTTCATTATAAATTCCAAAAATTCTATGTCGTGTTGTCTGAGCCTTTTGCGTTACAATTGCCAACTTCTCTCCCATCAACTGATTCAGAAGGGTAGATTTTCCGGCATTCGGCTTTCCAACGATATTTACAAATCCTGCTTTGTGCATATAAAAGTATTAATTCGTTTTGTTACGATTTGCAAAGTTAGTAAAACAAAACTGGTCTTTCGGCCAATATTGAAAATTAGATGCCTAAAAAAGATTATTTTTGAACTAAATTTAATGAATACAGACTGCAGAGTTTTTATTAAACTAAATACTTTTAAGACTGTAAAGACGTTTGACTTCATTATATTTTCGATTTAATTCAGCTATTTAATAATGATTATAAAATTGGAAACCTTCGCTGTTAATTCCAAACAATTATTCTAATGAATATTAAAGAGATTATAGATACTATTTACTCACTTCCTCAAGCTTCAAAAGAAAGTTTGGTACAACATATTTCCGAAGTTAGCTATCCTAAAGGATTTTGCCTGATGGAAGCCAACAAAGTGATTCCTTATATTTATTTTTTAAAGAAAGGAATTGTTCGCGCTTATGCTTCTACAGAAAATAATGATATTACTTTTTGGTTTGGGACTGAAGGCGAACCTGTTGTTTCTATGAAAAGTTATGTGGATGAAAAACCAGGCTATGAAAATATAGAACTTTTGGAAGACTGTGAATTTTACAGACTTGAAACTGAAAAGTTAAAAAATCTTTATCATGAAGACATTCATATTGCAAATTGGGGACGGAAGTTTGCAGAAAGGGAACTCGTAAAAACGGAAGAACTGATTATTTCTCGGCAATATAAAACGGCACTTGAAAGGTATAAAGACTTGCTGAAAGAAAAGCCTTATCTCTTGCAGCGAGTTCAGTTGGGTCATATTGCCTCTTATTTAGGAATTACACAGGTTAGTTTGAGTAGAATTCGTGCGGAAATTAAATAGTATTAAATTATTCTCGCAGATTGAGCAGATGACGCAGATAAAAATTTGTTTAATTAGCTAAATCTGCGAGGGGTTTTTTATTGCCATTATTAAAATAAATTTCATTTTTTAACATTTGTAAAATTTTATTTCACTTTAAAGCCTCAATTTTGCGGTATAAAATTAAATAGTAATGAACTGGATTATTTTAATTATCGCAGGAATTTTTGAGGTTGCTTTTGCATCATGCCTCGGAAAAGTAAAAGAAACCACCGGAAACGAGATGTATTGGTGGTTTGGAGGATTTTTGGTTTGTCTCACCATCAGTATGCTTTTGCTCATCAAAGCCACAGAAACTTTGCCTATCGGAACTGCTTATGCAGTCTGGACCGGAATTGGAGCTGTAGGAACAGCTCTAGTAGGAATTTTAGTGTTTAAAGATCCTGCAAGTTTCTGGAGAATATTCTTCATTTCAACATTGATTGGTTCTGTTATCGGCTTAAAAGCGGTTTCTCATTAAAAGTAAATGGTTTATTTCTTATATTTGGGAAAAACTATTATATGAGAACAAAACTACTTTTCCTGTTTATCAGCTGCACATTGTTTGGGCAAAACGCTGATCTTTTTAATAATGATTGGTACATCTCCCAAATTGTAATGAACGGACAAACGACAGTTACTCCTGCTATGAATATTAATCTTGAAAAGTCGTTATTTTATCAACTAGGGACACCTAATTCTTTTAGTTCTAAGTATTTTAATTCGGCAGTAATTAGTATGAATTTTTCGACCATACAAGATAGTTTTATAACAAACGGAGGTGCATGTACATTGATGCAATACGTAGGAATAAATCAAACCGCAGTTAGGGATTACGACCAACAAAATTGTGATTTCTACATTATGAATACTCCGACTGGAAGTGTTTTTAATTATGAAATTGTAAACAATGGAAGTTCAAAAACACTCATTTTTACAAATACTGTTACAGGTAACAAAATTTATTATAATAATTCATTTTTAGGTACAAAGGAGAATAATATTAA
Above is a genomic segment from Chryseobacterium mulctrae containing:
- the era gene encoding GTPase Era, giving the protein MHKAGFVNIVGKPNAGKSTLLNQLMGEKLAIVTQKAQTTRHRIFGIYNEEDLQIVFSDTPGVLDPKYGLQEKMMDFVKDSLQDADVFLFIVDVTDKAQPSEFLIDKLNKIPVPVLLLLNKVDQTNQEGLEKLVSEWHERIPKAEILPISALNAFNTEIILPKLKSMLPESPAYYDKDMYTDKPERFFVNEAIREKILLNYEKEIPYSVEVVTEMFKEKEGIIFIDSIIYVERDTQKGIIIGHKGEAIKKVGTEARIDLEKFFSKKIHLNLFVKVKKDWRKNDRDLKNFGYR
- a CDS encoding Crp/Fnr family transcriptional regulator, whose translation is MNIKEIIDTIYSLPQASKESLVQHISEVSYPKGFCLMEANKVIPYIYFLKKGIVRAYASTENNDITFWFGTEGEPVVSMKSYVDEKPGYENIELLEDCEFYRLETEKLKNLYHEDIHIANWGRKFAERELVKTEELIISRQYKTALERYKDLLKEKPYLLQRVQLGHIASYLGITQVSLSRIRAEIK
- a CDS encoding DMT family transporter — its product is MNWIILIIAGIFEVAFASCLGKVKETTGNEMYWWFGGFLVCLTISMLLLIKATETLPIGTAYAVWTGIGAVGTALVGILVFKDPASFWRIFFISTLIGSVIGLKAVSH
- a CDS encoding T9SS type A sorting domain-containing protein encodes the protein MRTKLLFLFISCTLFGQNADLFNNDWYISQIVMNGQTTVTPAMNINLEKSLFYQLGTPNSFSSKYFNSAVISMNFSTIQDSFITNGGACTLMQYVGINQTAVRDYDQQNCDFYIMNTPTGSVFNYEIVNNGSSKTLIFTNTVTGNKIYYNNSFLGTKENNIKKAFKLYPNPSTDFVIIDNVEKNLKLKINDLSGKVLFETLTSDKTLKIDVSSFATGQYILSVENFKPEFLLKNKFSAYNKKTASESEAVFLFL